In the Phyllopteryx taeniolatus isolate TA_2022b chromosome 1, UOR_Ptae_1.2, whole genome shotgun sequence genome, GGGACGACAGACTACCGGCCATATGTTCTTACTCTTATTCCAAAACTGGAGCGCCTTGATAAAGAGCCTGTCTCCCTGGAGGAGCGGGCAGAGGTGTGGAAGGCgattaaggtaaaaaaaatatataattaaattaatcttCAGGGAAAGTTTGTTTCTTTATTACTTCTTCTAATGGTATGTCCTTTGTCATTTCAGGAACTCAAAGAGGAAACAGGCTAAAGTCAAACATTTGTAATAACTGCTCCACTTCCTGGAAAAGACTGGTTTGGGATGGACGCCTATGTAGAAACCTTAGATTGTTTCTATCTTGCATACAGTGTTGTATGATGCACTATATTATTGTTGATGATACTTTATGACATCTATTCCATTAGCAAACGCTTCAAATCCTGTAGTAATGAACAGGGTTTCTTCTTTGCAATCACTTCTTTATTTCCCTGTGTAATGATGACGAGGCGAATTTTGCGACCACTTCCCTGTTGGCAGCTATCCAGCTGCACTTTTAAAGGGAGAGTACAGCATTATGTACACTATTGAAAATGTTTCTCGTTCAGTTCAAATACGAGTGCTGTTATTCCATCTGCAGTACCTACGTTGTCATTGAGCTTTTGCTAAAACGTGAAAGTCCAACTTCTCATTTTCTTGTCTTGAAAGAAGTGGGTGCTGCTTTACTTCCTTGTAATTACACTACAGTACGCCGTTGCAGGTTCTCTGCAGAGCGAGAATGCGCGGTCTCTGCCATTGGGCTATTTTAAATTTAGCTCACCAGTGAAGgcgacattgtgatttcctggaCTTGTGGGGAGTGAATTCTTGTTTCCTAGCCCATAAAATCCTTGTTGATCATTATTGTGAGTGCATGatcatgatcagtgtcttcacatggATGAATATAATGAATTAGAAACTTagttaaatgtaattaaagaAAATTTGTTAtgtcagaagtgtgtatcaaactggtaaccctttgcattaatcagtacctaaGAAGTAGCTCGCAGTTTCAAGCAGGTCGGTGACCCATGGTCCGTACAAACGCCGCTGCGACATGACCCCAAAAACTACACGAAaattaaacctttatttaaaacagTCGTGGTCCGTCTCAACAGTTTTAATAACCGCAATCGGCACTTTcaagtggtgggaagtaacaaagaagAAATACTTATTCTGTATAttaactgtacttaagtaatttttttttttaaagttgtgtttttttaaatttctttttactCCCTACATCTGAAAACCTATCTGTATTTCTGCTTTGtaaaaataggcttgttactttttctcaacCTCCTTCAACCGCTGTGGTAATTTGGAGGACTGGGGGGGAAACGGACAACAGCAAAAAATTTTTGAGTCCCATTTttgtgaaccagggagcatcaACAACGATGGTGACAGATgcagagaagcaagatattccccatccatggccctATTTAAGGGAACTGTTATAGattctggtggaaaaaaaaatctcgaaTCTGTAAAATCACATACAAGTAGGATCtatattgtttgtgtgttgtgatCATGAactaatttaacatttttgcgACTCACCTCACTACGCTAGCAAAGCTTTGGGAAGACATCGGTTTGATAACCCTAAACCAACGCTAGCTaactcaaacaaaaaacaacaacaaaacttggGACATGTAACTCTTCAAACAGGTATTAAGTTAGACATGTGCACACATAGATGCTaggctcaagcacctgccctgtTGCCTGGAACCAAAAAGGTACCAAAAAggtttccatttatttcagttgttttcgAAGTTGGCAGAGGTCACTTCCGCCTTGTGAGTGATTGACACATTGTTCCTCCAACCACAACGTTTGCTGGGCGTGGCTTGAGGGGACTTAAATGCCCTCCCCTGGCAAGGTCGTCGTCTTCCCGGAGCAGAGACGTCAGCGTGAACCAGCGGCACCGAGAAACACGCGTGATAAATTCGAGCCCagtgacatatttgttttttttcccaggagaCTCCGACACTCAGAAGGAAACCCCCCTCAGAAACCATGGCCAACTACCACAAACCCGACGAAAAAAATCTGCAGGGGCTGAAGGACGTCGCCAACAAGCTGCGAATTCACTCCATCAAGGCAACATGCGCCTCCAACTCTGGGTAAAGTTTGAAAATGAGCTTATTGAGCTGCTTTGACGTCACATTCGAGTCAAAACTCCGCCAGTGTGCCATGCTAACGCTCTGCAGATTATCTGCGGGCCTGGTAGCACGTGCTGCCGTTCAAATAAGATTtcgtgtgtttaaaaaaataaaaaataaaacaatcacaagCTCGTTCGCCTTAATCACCCGGAGTTGCGTCAGAAGCGGAAGGCTTCTTTCAATGGATCTGGGTCGCTAACTCGAACCACCTGATGTGTCAAGTGCCGACGTTTTACAACTGGTAGCTAGTTCACTTCCGGGGTCAATAAAATCCCGTGTCGGCGGAAATCTTTCCCTCACTCCCTCGTGTTGCACATTATTAAAacgagatgattttttttctttactgtaCATTGCTATAAAAATGCCAACAACCGAAACTTTGTTTAAAAGTTGCATTTTGAAAAATTCACTCCCTCCGCCTGCGACCCATCGAGTCCCGCCATTCTGTCTCTGACgacgcaatgcattgtggtaTATCACGACTCTGTGACCGACCATTGGTTGTTCTACTTTTTGCAATGCTTTGTGGgatatttataaaataagaGCACTATAGAGCACTGAATTTGATCACTAAGCATTCAGACACCACTACAAAATGGCGAAACCACTATTTAGTGCACAGTAGTTGGGGAGTGATTTCGGACACAAACTCTGAATCAACCCTCAAGACCAGGGCTCGGCAATTTTTTCATACTCGAGCCATTATGATCGTTTTCCGCAGAAAAATCATTTAACGGGAGCCACAAAACCTTTTTATaacactatatattttttaaatgtataaaaaaaaaactataatgtTGTATCTATGAAATCAGTCAACTATTGGacaacacaattttatttgtgtatgtaaCGTTAACGTTTTGAACTCTAAAAAGTCTCTATATTTaagcttactttcaaataaaatatttatatctGAGTCCTGGTATTCCtgagattaaattaaaatgaaatgccatCTGCTTTTGGGTTTTGTTTATCACGTGTGGAGCGTGCAGTTAGCGCTCAACAAGAATTAAAAACCTCCCTTGCCcttaacaatgtaaaatataaaatatgtacatgAACATTCATTATATGATCAAATTcattacaacaaaaatatgaacctTTCACTGCTACAAAGAAAAATCATCAGTGCAGTTAAAACCATGATCTGCCACATTAGCGATCCGTAATCCATACGTGTAGTATTGAGCCACTTAAATGATAATTTGCCCAGTAATACACTTCAGATAACGTTTTAGTTTGTACTTGTGTAGAACTGTATCGTTAAAGGCAGAATTGTAATGCGGTTCTTGTCATTGGATTGCGTAAGTGTACTCGATGTTGGCGGCCGGTAATGTGTGATTACCTCATGTATAGTTTTGGAATGCGACACGTCGTGCTGTTGGATGTGAACACTTCCTGCTCGGAAGTCACCTCGAACAGGTTTTGTAGGAAGTACAGTATTTCCTTGTCATCAAGCAATGGTTGATGTTGTTGCTTTTCTGTCACTTGTTTGCTTTGTGTAGACTCACTCATCCGTGCTGCGCTTTTTAGGGCGATTTGACTGATTCTGAGAACTTGTGACTGGAGTCCGTAGCGGGATGACAAAACAATTACAGTGGATAGTACACACATCTGTTTAAATATCAGTGTTATTTGTGATGTCGCAcacacaatgtgtgtgtgacacacaaTGCTGCATCTTTCTCCAGAATGTTCCTTTCAACCATGGAGTGTTGAGTATATGCCATCACCAACCTCCATACGGATTCTCAACCACTTTGACGTTGAACACAAGTTTGAAATCTCATCAACTTTGGAATTCAGTCCTTGCCTTTAATTCGCCTTGTTTCCCCACCAGGTCGCCGCTCAGCAAAAGCACAGCGGGTAAATTGAATTCTGTTCAAGGGAGAGGAGGGAGAGTAACACTAATGAATAATGGTTGGCATGTTGTAAGTTTGGTTGAAATGATGCCGTTTTGAAATGCAACTCACATAGGGAAGCTGAGATGCTGTTGAGTACAGAGGATTTCCAAATGATTACAATGCTCTGACCACTATTTCAGCATTGAAGTTTctcaagtttgcatgtttttttttttaagggataCTGACAGTTTAACAAGTCTGTGATGTTCTCTCAAAACCCCAAAggatgttttaattatttgcgCTCCAATCAAATCTTTTGTACTGTACTCTTAACACATTCAGAGTATAACAGAATGTTTTAATGACTGTGCACCTACCAAAAGCattcattttgtgcatgttttgtttgtatttataatttttttttaaaccaagtacACTCATATTTTCACATCTTCTTCCTTCTCAGCCACCCCACATCGTGCTGCAGCGCAGCTGAGGTCATGTCCGTGCTTTTCTTCCACGCCATGCGCTACAAAGCCGACGACCCTCGCAACGCGTGCAACGATCGCTTTGTGCTCTCAAAGGTTTTCGTGTGGACATGTTTGAGCTCAGTGTTACATGTACCATGCTAATACTGGCATGTGACGCTCCCTCTTGTTAAGGGTCACGCTGCACCGATCCTGTATGCTGCTTGGGCCGAGGCCGGTTTTGTGAAGGAGTCGGACTTGCTCAACCTGCGTAAGCTTGAAAGTGACCTGGAGGGGCATCCCACGCCTGTAAGATAAGAACTCCAAGCACCTCTTGGTGTACATCATTCACATTTCCTTGTATGGAACATGACTGAGACTGGCattgatttgtattatttatttatttttttcttctattcacCAGAAACTGCCCTTTGTTGACGTGGCAACTGGATCTCTTGGTCAGGGTCTTAGTGCTGCTTGTGGCATGGCATACACTGGAAAAAATTTTGACAAATCCAGGTGAATGTGTAAATTTTACctgtttttattcaaacatTCTAGCCACACATTCCGCAAGGAATCAGTTTGCAGTGTAAAGATTGTATAAGTACAAGTTGATCTACAGACCTTGTGAAATTTGTGTATGGAATGATCTTAAAGTCACACATGTTAGTGACGCATTGTTTACATTCTCTCCCCATTGGTTAATTCTCTGCTTTGTCTCAGCTTGCACCTACTGCACTTTGGTTATTGAATCAGTCTGTTGTACTGGTCATGCAAGTGACTCACTTGACCAAATGtacagtgggcacggaaagttttcagaccaccttttaaatgtttcactttttttatattgcagccatttgcgcAAATCATTTaaggtcaccccccccccccccccccccccccccccccacattaaggtacacacagcacccatattgacagaagaaaaaattgaattgtaggaatttttgcagatttattaaaaggaaaaaccgaaatatcacacagccgtaagtattcagaccctttgctcagtatttagtagaagcacccttttgagctcatacagccatgagtctttttggtttttcacacctggatttggggatcctctgccattcctccttgcagatcctctccagttctgtcaggttggatggtgaacgttggtgggcagccattttcaggtctttacAGAGATgctgaattgggtttaagtcagggctctggctgggccattcaagaacagtcatggagttgttctgaagccactccttcggtattttaagctgtgtgcttagggtcattgtctttttttaaaggtgaaccttgatgagcagtgcctggttttctccacacatcccgcttagaattaaggccaacaatttaaaTCTTGGTcgcatcagaccagagaatcttatttctgaCCACCttagagtccttcaggtgttttaaaaaaaaaaaaaattttaagcaaactccatgcaggctttcatgtcttGTACTGAGGAGAGCCTtacgtcgggccactctgccataaagccccgactggtggagggctgcagtgatggttgactttctagaactttctcccatctcccgactgcatctctggagctcagccacagtgacctTTGGGTTCTTCCTTAACACTCtcgccaaggctcttctcccccaattgctcagtttggccggacggccagctctaggaagggttctggtcgtcccaaacgtcttccatctcaggattatggaggccactgtgctcttaggaaccttaagtgcagcagaatttttttttggtaaccatggccagatctgtgccttgccacaattctgtctctgagctcttcatgcagttcctttgacctcatggttCTCATTtacgctgacatgcactgtgagctgtaaggtcttatatagacaggggtgtggctttcctaataaagtccaatcagtataatagaacacagctggactccaatgaaggtgtcgaaccgttttaaggatgatcagaagaaatggacagcacccgagttaaatataaataagtgtcacaccaaagggtctgaatacttacggctgtgtgatatttgtttttcttttttaataaagcagcAAGCATTTCAACAattggtttttttctgtcaatatggtgtgtTGTGTGTACACACTAAGGTTGAATATTGGTTATTGCTAGTCCTGCAGGACATACCTTTTTAACTGCTTTTTTGCATTAACGTTTACAAATATTGCCTTTGTGAGACAATAAGATTAGTGGTTTGGCAAGTAATAATCTTGCTGTATGGATTCTTTCAAATCCTCCCCCCCCCTAGTTACCGCGTGTACTGCATCATGGGAGATGGAGAGTGTTCCGAGGGTTCCGTGTGGGAAGCCATGGCCTTTGCGTCCCACTATAAGCTGGACAACCTGGTGGCGATCATGGATGTCAATCGACTCGGTCAGAGCGAGCCTGCGCCTCTCCAGCATGACATGGAAACCTACCGCAAGCGCTGCGAAGCCTTTGGGTTAGTTACGACTTAAGTCGACATCTGAATGATTGAATGGAATTGGCATTAGATTCCTGAAATGGAGGTCATGATCTTTGGAATTGGCCTCaattcaaatgttatttataaagcacttttcatacaatgaCATGCATCTCAAAGTACCAGTTATTTACTTGGGCTGTGCTGTGTCTTAGAGTTCATGATAATTCTGATACGAACGGTCCTTTCCCAATATTTTAGCGATTTGCTCACGCTTTCAATCCAGCGCGGACTTAACACGCCCAAACATGCGTGCAGTGTGTTGGGTAGTGCACAATGTTGGTGCTAAAGGTGTAAATGCAAACTTGTTTCACCGCTCCAGCACGGTAACGTCGAAGAGTACAACCCGGCTAATGAGGCCGCCGCACACCGTGCGACGCGCTCCGACCTGATTGGACCGCACCATCGCAAAGAATGACAGTTGGTGACTCACGCCCGCACATTGCGCAaacctgaacagcgagcctgtaaaggcgtttgatgctgcacATAGAGTAAATTGTGCTgtgtcacatttattaaaccataaagaaatgaattaaGAAGCGGGTTGCAGCTGAAAAAGGATTTGGGTGAGAATAAAAGTGAGAGTGGGTATTTTAAGAGGCTCGCTCGCATTTGCTTGAACATACCGATGTCGTATGTTCCGCTCATGTACATTTTTCCACGCAAATATTAGGGTTAGAGTCGGTTCACAAACCAATTTATGTCCAATTTGTTAATGCACCGCAAAGtatcgagtaaaaaaaaatgacttcggGCAAATATAGATGTGCGTAACATTGACGAAAAATACAACACGGAAAATGAAGGACCTGTATACTAACGGGTATAAGTGAATGAATTCAGTGGATATCAGAACTTACTAATGGGGCTAGTGAATTTTTCAATATCAGTTTCCTTACTTGGTATGATACCGTTCACAGTTAGACCATCAACTTGACGCCTGAACGTTGGCATGTTCCATTCCTTGCCATTTTTAACTTCCGGTTCAATCATTTGACCAACGATGTTTATCTAATTTTTTGTACACGATAAACAatgtaaagtcaacattttagatCATAGGGGACattaaggtttattttttttatttttattttattttttatttttttgctgctaAAACCCTACATGTACCTTTTCAGTGTTAAGCTTTGTCAGTTGGAAGTCCACACAAAATTGTTTATGAAGAACAACATGTACGTAACTTTGATTGGGCTTCCTGCCAGTCAAACACATTTCCAGTTACACACACCCATGGCGTTCCGAATACCAATCCTTGACTGAACAATACTATGATTTCAAAACGTTGACTCATAGTTCTGAACACATTGTCTCTACAGAAGTCGGTGTTGGTAAACGACAATACAGCCATTGCGTAATTTTGACACCAGCAGTCTTTGCCAGTGCCCGTGTAATGTTACAAGCACCAGTAACAATCCTCAGTGCACCACACATCGATATTTTTAGTAGTTAAAAACGTTTGACAGGATGCCTTTATAATCGGAACTGAATCCAAGTTTAATATTGAGGATTAAAGTATGCGCGTAATCATGACCACATCCTCAACACTGCTGTGACTCGTCAAAATTGCCAGCGAGTCAGCATCGCAGTCAGGAGACGCAGAAAACAGCTTGTGCACTAGCGATTAGAAAACGGTCGAAAGCCACCAATCATTTCTCCTTCAACGAATCAAACAACAAACCATCTAATTCTATACAAACTCGCTTTTCATCATTGCTGGCAATGTGACCGTTTGAGATCGAAGCTTGTAACATTTGACACTTACGAGGTTCTACCGGCCCCTCCGTGTTCCCATCGAGCTTAAATGCTGCCGTATGCCGGTCGTATGTAAGCCGAAAATGGTTCTGAGTGATCGATGTCGCAAAATAATCGATTATTTTATATCTACGTGTTGATACCTGATTACTGACGATACTGttgtgttaatatttgatgccttttaatgtatttcaCCACATCTGTCCATGTATTTaaacttgttttatttaataaatgaatatGTGGTACCTCTTTGGTCAGTTAATAGACCTGATTCTGGGTTGTGAAtactgatttgtttttgtagatGGAACACGTACGTTGTGGATGGGCACAATGTGGAGGAACTCTGTAAAGCATTCTGGAACGCTCAGCAGTTTAAGGGCAAGCCCACTTGCATTGTTGCCAAGACATTCAAGGGAAAAGGCCTCAGAGGTAGGTGGGGCTTTCTATGTAGTGGCCAGTCAACTATTTTCTTTAATGagacttgatttattttttttgggggggggttaagGTATTGAGGATCAATTGAACTGGCACGGAAAGCCCATCCCAAAAGACAAGGTGACTGAACTCTTGAAAGACATACAGCAACAAATCCAAGTCCCCAACAAGACGTTGAGTCCTGAGCTGCCGAAAGAGGATACAGCACCTGCAGACTTGAGCAACATCGCCCTGGCGTCTCCTCCAGCGTACAAAAAGGGCGAAAAGGTACATATACACTTGtttaaattttctttgtttgctaGTAATTTTGTAATAAAAGGGCAACCACGACAGGGGTCGCGGAATAGTAATAACAATATCGATCATGTCGTCAAACAGTCTCTGCTAACTTCTTTTTCTGCCCATTCAGATGGCAACGAGGCGTGCGTACGGTGTTGCGCTGGCCAAGTTGGGCCGAACGAGTGAGCGAGTTGTAGCCCTTGATGGGGACACCAAAAACTCCACCTTCTCAGAAACTTTCATGAAAGAGTTCCCCGAGCGCTTTATCGAATGTTTCATTGCCGAACAGAACATGGTAAATGAGTTTAAAGTTCTCTGCTTGTGTCAACGCTCAATGATGCCATGTTCTCATTTTCAATTGCTCAATTTGAAATGAGGAAACTTATTGGGAGTGTTTTGAACAAGTCACTGGTTGAGTtatgaaaaataattcaaattagtCTAATCTGTTGCTATGTACTGGAAAGCCAGATAATCCTTTGAGTTTGTGGACCCACACGAGTTGTTCTGTTGGACTGCTCGCTTGCGCAGGTGGGAGTAGCCATTGGCTGCGCTTCTCGAGACCGCACTGTGGCATTTGCCAGCACATTTGCCACCTTCCTGTCCAGAGCCTACGACCAGATCCGAATGGGAGCCATCTCTCAGTCCAATGTCAACTTGGTCGGATCCCACTGCGGCGTCTCTATTGGTGAGGTTTTGGCATGACTGTACCTGCATTTACCCATTTTCGCCCATTTTATGACTGACTGGGTGCTGAACAATGGAATATTCTAGGTGAGGATGGTCCTTCTCAGATGGCGCTCGAGGACCTGGCGA is a window encoding:
- the tktb gene encoding transketolase-like protein 2 isoform X1: MANYHKPDEKNLQGLKDVANKLRIHSIKATCASNSGHPTSCCSAAEVMSVLFFHAMRYKADDPRNACNDRFVLSKGHAAPILYAAWAEAGFVKESDLLNLRKLESDLEGHPTPKLPFVDVATGSLGQGLSAACGMAYTGKNFDKSSYRVYCIMGDGECSEGSVWEAMAFASHYKLDNLVAIMDVNRLGQSEPAPLQHDMETYRKRCEAFGWNTYVVDGHNVEELCKAFWNAQQFKGKPTCIVAKTFKGKGLRGIEDQLNWHGKPIPKDKVTELLKDIQQQIQVPNKTLSPELPKEDTAPADLSNIALASPPAYKKGEKMATRRAYGVALAKLGRTSERVVALDGDTKNSTFSETFMKEFPERFIECFIAEQNMVGVAIGCASRDRTVAFASTFATFLSRAYDQIRMGAISQSNVNLVGSHCGVSIGEDGPSQMALEDLAMFRAIPTCTVFYPSDAVSTERAVELAANTKGICFIRTSRPDTAVIYSPNEKFEIGVAKVVRQSDSDLVTVIGAGVTLHEALAAAAVLESEGKNIRVIDPFTIKPLDADTILASAKATGGHIITVEDHYKEGGLGEAVLSAVGQEQGIVVTRLAVTSVPRSGKPQELLDLYGISAKQIANTVRQKFAN
- the tktb gene encoding transketolase-like protein 2 isoform X2; protein product: MSVLFFHAMRYKADDPRNACNDRFVLSKGHAAPILYAAWAEAGFVKESDLLNLRKLESDLEGHPTPKLPFVDVATGSLGQGLSAACGMAYTGKNFDKSSYRVYCIMGDGECSEGSVWEAMAFASHYKLDNLVAIMDVNRLGQSEPAPLQHDMETYRKRCEAFGWNTYVVDGHNVEELCKAFWNAQQFKGKPTCIVAKTFKGKGLRGIEDQLNWHGKPIPKDKVTELLKDIQQQIQVPNKTLSPELPKEDTAPADLSNIALASPPAYKKGEKMATRRAYGVALAKLGRTSERVVALDGDTKNSTFSETFMKEFPERFIECFIAEQNMVGVAIGCASRDRTVAFASTFATFLSRAYDQIRMGAISQSNVNLVGSHCGVSIGEDGPSQMALEDLAMFRAIPTCTVFYPSDAVSTERAVELAANTKGICFIRTSRPDTAVIYSPNEKFEIGVAKVVRQSDSDLVTVIGAGVTLHEALAAAAVLESEGKNIRVIDPFTIKPLDADTILASAKATGGHIITVEDHYKEGGLGEAVLSAVGQEQGIVVTRLAVTSVPRSGKPQELLDLYGISAKQIANTVRQKFAN